One genomic segment of Pseudomonas sp. RU47 includes these proteins:
- the guaA gene encoding glutamine-hydrolyzing GMP synthase, whose translation MALDIHAHRILILDFGSQYTQLIARRVREIGVYCELHPFDMDEDAIREFAPKGVILAGGPESVHVADSPRCPQAVFDLGVPVFGICYGMQTMAEQLGGKVEGSELREFGYARVDVVGKSRLLDGIEDHIDADGLFGLDVWMSHGDKVTKMPEDFHILASTPSCPIAGMFNDDRGYYGVQFHPEVTHTKQGGRILSRFVLDICGCEALWTPSKIAEDAIANIRAQVGTDNVLLGLSGGVDSSVVAALLHKAIGDQLTCVFVDNGLLRLHEGEQVMAMFAENMGVKVIRANAEEQFLNNLAGEADPEKKRKIIGRTFIDVFDAQSNKLDNIKYLAQGTIYPDVIESAGAKSGKAHVIKSHHNVGGLPEEMNLKLVEPLRELFKDEVRRLGLELGLPYDMVYRHPFPGPGLGVRILGEVKKEYADLLRRADHIFIEELRKADWYHKVSQAFVVFQPVKSVGVVGDGRRYAWVVALRAVETIDFMTARWAHLPYELLETVSGRIINEIEGISRVTYDVSSKPPATIEWE comes from the coding sequence ATGGCCCTCGATATTCACGCTCACCGCATCCTGATCCTCGACTTCGGCTCGCAATACACCCAACTGATTGCCCGCCGGGTGCGCGAAATCGGTGTGTACTGCGAACTGCACCCGTTCGACATGGACGAAGATGCGATCCGCGAATTCGCTCCTAAAGGCGTCATCCTCGCCGGCGGCCCCGAGTCCGTGCACGTCGCCGACAGCCCGCGTTGCCCGCAGGCAGTGTTCGACCTGGGCGTACCGGTCTTCGGTATCTGCTACGGCATGCAGACCATGGCCGAGCAACTGGGCGGCAAGGTTGAAGGTTCCGAACTGCGTGAGTTCGGTTACGCCCGTGTTGACGTGGTCGGCAAGAGCCGCCTGCTCGACGGCATCGAAGACCACATCGACGCTGACGGCCTGTTCGGCCTCGACGTATGGATGAGCCACGGTGACAAGGTCACCAAGATGCCGGAAGACTTCCACATTCTGGCCAGCACCCCGAGCTGCCCGATCGCCGGTATGTTCAACGACGACCGTGGCTACTACGGCGTGCAGTTCCACCCGGAAGTAACCCACACCAAGCAGGGCGGTCGCATCCTGTCGCGCTTCGTCCTCGACATCTGCGGCTGTGAAGCCCTGTGGACCCCGTCGAAGATCGCTGAAGACGCCATCGCCAACATCCGCGCACAGGTCGGCACCGACAACGTGCTGCTGGGTCTGTCCGGCGGCGTTGACTCCTCGGTAGTTGCTGCGCTGCTGCACAAAGCCATCGGCGACCAACTGACCTGCGTCTTCGTCGACAATGGCCTGCTGCGTCTGCACGAAGGCGAGCAAGTGATGGCCATGTTCGCCGAGAACATGGGCGTCAAAGTGATCCGCGCCAACGCTGAAGAGCAGTTCCTGAACAACCTGGCCGGCGAAGCCGATCCGGAGAAGAAGCGCAAGATCATCGGTCGCACCTTCATCGACGTCTTCGATGCCCAATCGAACAAACTGGACAACATCAAGTACCTCGCTCAGGGCACCATCTACCCGGACGTGATCGAGTCGGCTGGCGCGAAAAGCGGCAAGGCCCACGTGATCAAGTCGCACCACAACGTGGGCGGCCTGCCGGAAGAGATGAACCTGAAACTGGTCGAGCCACTGCGCGAACTGTTCAAGGACGAAGTCCGTCGTCTGGGCCTGGAACTGGGTCTGCCGTACGACATGGTCTACCGTCACCCGTTCCCGGGCCCGGGCCTGGGCGTGCGCATCCTCGGTGAAGTGAAAAAGGAATACGCCGACCTGCTGCGTCGTGCTGACCACATCTTCATCGAAGAACTGCGCAAAGCCGACTGGTACCACAAGGTCAGCCAGGCATTCGTCGTGTTCCAGCCAGTGAAGTCGGTTGGCGTTGTTGGCGATGGCCGTCGTTACGCCTGGGTTGTCGCCCTGCGTGCCGTAGAAACCATCGACTTCATGACCGCACGTTGGGCACACCTGCCTTACGAATTGCTGGAAACCGTCTCCGGCCGCATCATCAATGAAATCGAAGGCATTTCGCGCGTCACTTACGACGTGTCGAGCAAGCCGCCGGCGACCATTGAGTGGGAGTGA
- the guaB gene encoding IMP dehydrogenase — MLRISQEALTFDDILLVPGYSEVLPNEVSLKTRLTRGIELNIPLVSAAMDTVTEARLAIAMAQEGGIGIIHKNMTIEQQAAEVRKVKKFEAGVVKDPITIEADATVRDLFELTRMHNISGVPVLHDGDLVGIVTSRDVRFESRLEATVREVMTPKERLVTIKEGASKDEARELLHKHRIERVLIVDDKFALKGMMTVNDIEKAKAYPLASKDDQGRLRVGAAVGTGKDTGDRVAALVNAGVDVVVVDTAHGHSKGVIDRVRWVKENFPEVQVIGGNIATGAAAKALAEAGADAVKVGIGPGSICTTRIVAGVGVPQISAIANVAAALEGTGVPLIADGGIRFSGDLSKAIVAGASCVMMGSMFAGTEEAPGEIELFQGRSYKAYRGMGSLGAMSQAQGSSDRYFQDSSAGAEKLVPEGIEGRVPYKGTLSAIIHQLMGGLRSSMGYTGSANIEEMRTKPEFVRITGAGMAESHVHDVQITKEAPNYRVG; from the coding sequence ATGCTGCGTATCAGCCAAGAAGCTCTGACATTCGACGACATTCTCCTAGTGCCTGGTTATTCCGAGGTGCTTCCTAACGAAGTCAGTCTCAAGACCCGCCTTACCCGTGGCATCGAACTGAACATTCCTCTGGTTTCTGCTGCAATGGACACCGTCACTGAAGCCCGTTTGGCAATCGCCATGGCTCAGGAAGGTGGCATCGGCATTATCCACAAGAACATGACCATCGAGCAGCAAGCTGCCGAAGTGCGTAAGGTCAAGAAGTTCGAAGCCGGCGTCGTCAAGGATCCGATCACCATCGAGGCTGATGCCACGGTGCGTGACCTGTTCGAATTGACCCGCATGCACAATATTTCCGGCGTTCCGGTACTGCACGATGGCGACCTGGTCGGCATCGTCACCTCCCGTGACGTGCGTTTCGAAAGCCGTCTGGAAGCCACCGTCCGTGAAGTGATGACGCCCAAAGAGCGTCTGGTCACGATCAAGGAAGGCGCGAGCAAAGACGAAGCACGCGAACTGCTGCACAAGCACCGCATCGAGCGTGTGCTGATCGTTGACGACAAATTCGCCCTCAAAGGCATGATGACCGTCAACGATATCGAAAAAGCCAAAGCCTACCCGCTGGCCAGCAAGGACGATCAAGGTCGTCTGCGCGTGGGCGCCGCTGTCGGCACCGGTAAAGACACCGGTGACCGCGTTGCCGCTCTGGTCAATGCTGGCGTTGACGTCGTGGTAGTCGATACCGCGCACGGTCACTCCAAAGGCGTGATCGACCGTGTTCGCTGGGTCAAAGAGAATTTCCCTGAAGTGCAGGTGATCGGCGGCAACATCGCCACCGGCGCTGCTGCCAAGGCTCTGGCCGAAGCAGGCGCTGACGCAGTCAAGGTCGGTATCGGCCCTGGCTCGATCTGCACCACCCGTATCGTCGCCGGTGTCGGCGTCCCGCAAATCAGTGCCATCGCCAACGTTGCCGCTGCCCTCGAAGGCACTGGCGTTCCGTTGATCGCCGACGGCGGCATCCGTTTCTCCGGTGACCTGTCCAAGGCCATCGTTGCCGGTGCTTCCTGCGTGATGATGGGCTCGATGTTCGCCGGTACTGAAGAAGCGCCGGGCGAAATCGAACTGTTCCAGGGCCGTTCGTACAAGGCGTATCGCGGCATGGGTTCGCTGGGCGCCATGTCCCAGGCACAAGGCTCTTCCGACCGCTACTTCCAGGACTCCTCGGCAGGCGCCGAGAAACTTGTTCCGGAAGGCATCGAAGGCCGTGTTCCTTACAAAGGCACCCTGAGCGCGATCATTCACCAGTTGATGGGCGGTCTGCGTTCTTCGATGGGCTACACCGGTAGCGCCAACATCGAAGAAATGCGCACCAAGCCTGAGTTCGTGCGGATCACCGGCGCTGGTATGGCCGAATCCCACGTCCATGACGTGCAGATCACCAAAGAAGCGCCAAACTACCGCGTAGGTTGA